One Engraulis encrasicolus isolate BLACKSEA-1 chromosome 5, IST_EnEncr_1.0, whole genome shotgun sequence DNA segment encodes these proteins:
- the LOC134449134 gene encoding zinc fingers and homeoboxes protein 1-like has translation MASRRKSTTPCMVLPSDVVEPDVEMEAMEASDAAGIGMSEAGPTEGSVPPADLEPEHDGCHYTGEDGFARLKRQSQMGILDPSPPDLTYEGGFSQPGGGDPAGEESEDPSVSGSISLSKTPIMKMKSKSEPKRIAVSLKGTSDDGDTVPDSDCEPEPMDTMSSVMSSMPVDMLSQLAMDPTKPNVLVNIPSPLLAADGKKAVLNPATVLPAGLAQVLSALQAQQSAQAQLLIPVSSIPTYNSAMDTNTVLVNTYKKFPYPSVSEIMGLAVQTKFSEEQIKIWFSAQRLKHGVSWTPEEVEEARRKQFNGTVHTVPQTITVIPAHHLSATNGLQSILQTCQIVGQPGLVLTQVGTANSLPVTTPITLTVAGMPSQAQAAKLMSGQASPAVSETKRATTVQPPSLTPQENSALSADHFGMRPKKSKEQLAELKASYLKNQFATDAEIARLMKLTNLTKGEIKKWFSDTRYNQRNSKNSHVIVFHDNIRSNNSSGGSSSSSGPIIIDSSDETPQSPPPTPSPVKEKDPPKPKTWNPFPDFTLQKFKEKTPEQLVVLEESYQKCDTPTDDELSKLRTETKLTRREIDAWFTEKRKTPSAAPPPPPATSATTTTDSGDPKDDKAIEGDSRKGTPTPPGVAKRPSKDTKVTKKTPEQLHVLKTAFVRTQWPTGEEYDKLAEESGLPRSYIVNWFGDTRYACKNGNLKWYLQYQSGNVEGMNGGGSSGAGASSSSGGNKNRKRRVRNRGWGRSRSRKQKKSSTDPEPGSKSPLVKSKPGKEVLKEYYLKHKFLSEQDLDELVTKSGMSYEQVREWFAEVRKKVDAGAEDPFAVDADADADVDMEGEEDDDTDDSESWEPPQSVRKTESVPEEQ, from the exons ATGGCAAGCAGGAGGAAGTCTACGACCCCTTGCATGGTGCTCCCGTCAGATGTGGTGGAGCCGGACGTGGAGATGGAGGCCATGGAGGCGAGCGATGCAGCTGGGATTGGCATGTCGGAGGCAGGCCCCACAGAGGGCTCTGTACCCCCTGCTGACCTGGAGCCAG AACACGACGGGTGCCACTATACGGGTGAGGACGGCTTCGCCCGCCTGAAACGCCAGAGTCAAATGGGCATCTTGGATCCCTCGCCCCCGGACCTGACTTACGAGGGCGGCTTCTCTCAGCCCGGGGGAGGAGATCCAGCGGGGGAGGAGAGTGAAGACCCCTCGGTGTCGGGCAGCATCTCGCTCAGCAAGACCCCCATCATGAAAATGAAGAGCAAGTCCGAACCCAAGCGCATCGCTGTGTCCCTGAAG ggcACCAGCGACGACGGGGACACGGTGCCGGACAGCGACTGCGAACCGGAGCCCATGGACACGATGTCGTCTGTCATGTCCTCCATGCCGGTCGACATGCTGAGCCAGCTGGCCATGGACCCCACCAAGCCCAACGTGCTGGTCAACATTCCCAGCCCCCTGCTGGCCGCGGACGGTAAGAAGGCGGTGCTCAACCCGGCCACGGTCCTCCCCGCGGGTCTGGCCCAGGTGCTGTCGGCTCTGCAGGCCCAGCAGAGCGCGCAGGCCCAGCTCCTCATCCCCGTCAGCAGCATCCCCACCTACAACTCGGCCATGGACACCAACACGGTGCTGGTGAACACCTACAAGAAGTTCCCCTACCCGTCCGTGTCGGAGATCATGGGCCTGGCCGTGCAGACCAAGTTCAGCGAGGAGCAGATCAAGATCTGGTTCTCGGCCCAGCGGCTGAAGCACGGCGTCAGCTGGACCCccgaggaagtggaggaggcgcGCAGGAAGCAGTTCAACGGCACGGTGCACACGGTGCCGCAGACCATCACGGTGATCCCTGCGCACCACCTGTCGGCCACCAACGGCCTGCAGTCCATTCTGCAGACCTGCCAGATCGTCGGGCAGCCCGGCCTGGTGCTGACCCAGGTGGGCACGGCCAACAGCCTGCCCGTCACCACCCCCATCACGCTGACCGTGGCCGGGATGCCCAGCCAAGCCCAGGCCGCCAAGCTGATGAGCGGTCAGGCCAGCCCTGCCGTGAGCGAGACCAAGAGGGCCACCACGGTCCAGCCACCTTCACTCACCCCGCAGGAGAACTCGGCCCTCAGCGCCGACCACTTCGGCATGAGGCCCAAGAAGTCCAAGGAGCAGCTGGCCGAGCTCAAGGCCAGTTACCTGAAGAACCAGTTTGCCACCGACGCGGAGATTGCCCGGCTCATGAAGCTCACCAATCTGACCAAGGGTGAAATCAAGAAGTGGTTCAGCGACACGCGCTACAACCAGCGCAACTCCAAGAACAGCCACGTCATCGTGTTCCACGACAACATCCGCTCGAACAACAGTAGcggtggtagcagcagcagcagtggccccATCATCATCGACTCCAGCGACGAGACGCCCCAGTCCCCCCCGCCCACACCCTCGCCCGTCAAGGAGAAGGACCCACCAAAACCCAAGACCTGGAACCCCTTTCCCGACTTCACGCTGCAGAAGTTTAAGGAGAAGACTCCGGAACAGCTGGTGGTGCTAGAGGAGAGCTACCAAAAGTGTGACACGCCCACGGACGACGAGCTGAGCAAGCTACGGACAGAGACCAAACTCACCCGGCGAGAGATTGACGCGTGGTTCACAGAGAAACGGAAAACCCCGTCTGcggcaccgccaccaccaccagcaacatCTGCGACGACAACCACTGACTCCGGCGACCCAAAAGACGACAAAGCGATAGAAGGGGATTCCCGAAAGGGGACTCCGACTCCCCCGGGAGTAGCCAAGCGGCCCAGCAAAGACACGAAAGTCACCAAGAAGACGCCCGAACAGTTGCACGTCTTGAAGACCGCCTTCGTGCGCACGCAGTGGCCCACCGGCGAGGAGTACGACAAGCTGGCCGAGGAGAGCGGCCTGCCCAGGTCGTACATCGTCAACTGGTTCGGAGACACGCGGTACGCCTGTAAAAACGGCAACCTCAAGTGGTATCTCCAGTACCAGAGCGGGAACGTGGAGGGCATGAACGGCGGTGGTAGCAGTGGTGCCGGCGCCAGCAGTAGCAGTGGCGGCAACAAGAACCGCAAGAGGAGGGTGCGCAACCGGGGCTGGGGCCGGTCCCGCAGCCGCAAGCAGAAAAAGAGCTCCACCGACCCGGAACCAGGATCCAAGTCGCCGCTGGTCAAGTCCAAGCCCGGCAAGGAGGTTCTGAAGGAGTACTACCTGAAGCACAAGTTCCTCAGCGAACAGGACCTGGACGAGCTGGTGACCAAGTCCGGCATGAGCTACGAGCAGGTGCGCGAGTGGTTCGCCGAGGTCCGCAAGAAAGTGGACGCGGGCGCGGAGGATCCCTTCGCCGTGGATGCGGATGCGGACGCGGACGTGGACATGGAAGGG gaggaggacgatgacaCGGATGACAGTGAAAGCTGGGAGCCTCCGCAGAGTGTCAGAAAAACTGAGTCGGTCCCCGAGGAACAGTGA